Proteins encoded in a region of the Populus alba chromosome 13, ASM523922v2, whole genome shotgun sequence genome:
- the LOC118060791 gene encoding F-box protein At1g55000 codes for MDGTDSLFYYYPLPKKKPPVSPSPCPSDHQIPTTTTNANTDTITTKTTTNATINNNNNKNSFPFYKPIDIKERDFLFNYNPFHKHKAAPTSSSLDSPPANTKTTKKMDSHVLLEAFTCRDTLIMILRKLGARDLARASCVCKMWRDMASGDEIVRPAFMEPWKLKDIVGKPVSGSFWRDSGIWKFAISHKIVKGDSVASLAVKYSVQVMDIKRINNMTSDHGIYSRERLLIPIINPNLLINETCYIELDTYAKREVAVLYPEGKPDKKLMSKGSSSDHGKRRVIDSLKRSMQVDDGTAQYYWSISNGDPRAALTEFSADLRWERNAGLG; via the exons ATGGATGGTACGGACTCCCTTTTCTACTATTACCCTCTTCCCAAAAAGAAGCCCCCGGTTTCTCCCTCTCCCTGCCCAAGTGACCATCAAATCCCAACCACCACCACTAACGCCAACACCGACACAATTACAACCAAAACCACCACAAACGCcaccatcaacaacaacaacaacaaaaactcatTTCCCTTTTACAAACCAATAGATATTAAAGAGAGAGATTTTCTCTTCAATTACAACCCTTTTCACAAACACAAGGCTGCCCCCACATCTTCCTCTCTCGATTCACCCCCCGCCAATACCAAAACCACCAAGAAAATGGACTCACACGTGCTTCTTGAAGCCTTCACTTGCAGGGACACACTAATTATGATCTTACGAAAGCTTGGAGCTCGAGACTTGGCACGTGCAAGCTGTGTTTGCAAGATGTGGAGAGATATGGCTTCTGGTGATGAGATTGTGAGGCCTGCTTTTATGGAACCATGGAAGTTGAAGGATATAGTGGGGAAGCCCGTGTCTGGAAGTTTTTGGAGAGATAGTGGGATTTGGAAGTTTGCTATTTCACATAAGATTGTTAAAGGGGATTCTGTTGCTAGTCTTGCTGTTAAGTATTCTGTTCAG GTCATGGATATAAAACGGATAAATAACATGACGAGTGACCATGGCATATATTCAAGGGAGAGGTTGTTGATCCCCATAATCAATCCAAACCTTCTCATAAATGAGACATGCTACATAGAGTTGGATACCTATGCGAAAAGAGAAGTGGCAGTATTATATCCAGAAGGAAAGCCCGATAAAAAGCTAATGTCAAAGGGGTCATCCTCTGACCATGGCAAAAGAAGGGTTATCGATTCCTTAAAGAGAAGCATGCAAGTTGATGATGGAACTGCTCAATACTACTGGTCTATTTCAAATGGTGACCCTCGAGCTGCACTCACAGAATTTTCAGCAGACCTTAGGTGGGAGAGGAATGCAGGGCTGGGCTAG
- the LOC118060788 gene encoding protein AUXIN RESPONSE 4: MAIITEEPEIQPQNDRETTEEPTSPSKDPKRKPKPKPMTQTKPQTQAQTQTQNNPFVFWFYFTVSVSLVTFLAIGLSSLYSNPDPKSFFLSLSTPLRQHYSKGRTIKVQLAQNQPSSEVFVLESGKRDFVSEKVVIVHGLGLSSFSFRKVLDLLGSKGVHGVVFDLPGNGFSDKFMEASEERGNGVFERFKDAYALIKEKGIFWAFDNMVETGQIPYEEIVSHYSEKRSVVKPIVLGSEEMGLVLGQVIETLGLAPVHLVLHDSSLGMVANWVLKNSESVRSVTLVDTGLRPALPLCVLEVPVVREVVLGVNFVYEWLIRMCCSTGIGGLDVAAHRMMLNGRDGRRAVVATGKKLNSSFDIAEWGGLDGVKGIPMQVVWCSGWSKEWSEEGHKVADALPQAKFVTHTGGRWPQENAADELAENIVKFVSSLPKSVRRVEEEPIPEHIQKMLDEAKDGHHHHHHHHHGHGGHGHHDGHGHGHGQTHGAGYMDAYGLGHGWGS; encoded by the exons ATGGCCATAATCACAGAGGAACCAGAAATACAACCTCAAAATGACCGAGAAACAACAGAGGAACCAACTTCACCTTCTAAAGATCCAAAACGAAAGCCGAAACCAAAGCCAATGACACAAACTAAACCACAAACACAAGCACAGACACAGACACAAAACAACCCTTTTGTTTTCTGGTTCTATTTCACTGTCTCAGTCTCACTTGTCACTTTTTTAGCTATTGGTTTGTCCTCTCTCTATTCAAATCCAGACCCCAAAAGTTTCTTCCTTTCCCTCTCCACCCCACTACGCCAACACTACTCAAAGGGGCGTACAATTAAAGTCCAACTGGCTCAAAACCAGCCATCAAGTGAGGTTTTTGTGTTAGAGAGTGGTAAAAGAGATTTTGTGAGTGAAAAAGTTGTGATTGTTCATGGGTTGGGTCtaagttcattttcttttaggaAAGTTTTAGACCTTTTGGGTTCAAAAGGGGTTCATGGGGTTGTGTTTGATTTACCTGGAAATGGGTTTTCTGATAAGTTTATGGAAGCCAGTGAAGAGAGAGGAAATGGAGTTTTCGAGAGGTTTAAGGATGCCTATGCACTGATTAAAGAAAAGGGTATTTTTTGGGCTTTTGATAACATGGTTGAAACTGGACAGATTCCATATGAGGAGATTGTGTCTCATTATAGTGAAAAAAGGAGTGTTGTTAAGCCTATTGTATTGGGTAGTGAAGAGATGGGCTTGGTTTTAGGCCAAGTGATCGAGACTTTGGGGTTAGCTCCTGTGCATTTGGTTTTGCACGATTCGAGTTTAGGAATGGTGGCGAATTGGGTTTTGAAGAATTCAGAATCGGTTAGGAGTGTGACTCTGGTTGATACAGGGTTGAGGCCGGCTTTGCCTTTGTGTGTCTTGGAAGTGCCAGTGGTCAGAGAGGTTGTTTTAGGCGTTAATTTTGTGTACGAATGGTTGATTAGAATGTGTTGCTCAACGGGGATTGGTGGTTTGGATGTGGCGGCACATAGAATGATGTTGAATGGGAGGGATGGGAGGAGAGCTGTTGTGGCTACAGGCAAGAAATTGAATTCAAGTTTTGATATTGCAGAATGGGGTGGTTTGGATGGGGTAAAGGGAATCCCAATGCAGGTTGTTTGGTGTAGTGGTTGGTCAAAAGAATGGAGTGAGGAGGGACATAAGGTGGCCGATGCGCTTCCACAGGCTAAATTTGTCACACACACCGGTGGGCGCTGGCCTCAG GAAAATGCTGCTGATGAGCTAGCTGAGAATATTGTTAAATTTGTTTCCTCCTTGCCAAAATCAGTTAGGCGAGTTGAAGAAGAACCTATCCCGGAGCATATACAGAAAATGCTTGACGAGGCGAAGGATggccatcaccatcaccatcaccatcatcacGGCCATGGTGGTCACGGCCATCATGATGGTCATGGTCATGGTCATGGTCAGACTCATGGAGCTGGTTACATGGATGCATATGGGCTTGGTCATGGATGGggcagttga